A segment of the Lactobacillus sp. ESL0700 genome:
TAAGCAATTATTAGCTACCCCGAAGAGTAAGTTAAATAGCGGCGCTACTGCAGTGAAGCCTGCAATTGTTTATTTGGAAGGAAAACAATCATGGCAAACAATTATGCAGCTGGTTTCTCAGCCTCTACTTGAGCAAGAAATTATCACAGCGACATTTTTACCAAAGCTGGAAGCTGAATATCAGAGTCAACCTGAATATATATTGATTGGCAATAAAATAGCTCTCTTGCATCTTAATCCGAGTGATATTAAGCAAAAGCTAGGTTTAAGTATTTTAGTTTCAAAGTATCCAATTAAATATGCTAATCGCAACATCCATTTGATTGCTTTATTAACTACTCCTAATAAAACAAAACACTTAAACCTTTTGTTTAAAGTCAAGCAACTTTCAGAAGATAAAGAGTTAATTAAACGACTTAGTTATTCAAATTCACAAGAAGAAGTTAAACAAATTTTAGAAACATTTTTTGAGAAAGTAGATGAGTAAAGCTTGAACTTTAGTGAGTATGTAGACGAAAAAACAATTTATCTGGGATTAGATGTCGCCAATGTGCAGGAACTATTTCAGTTTGTTGCCAATGATTTGGAAAAACACAATTTTGTACTGCCTGGATTTTTTGATTACCTAGTATCAAGAGAAAATAATTATCCTACGGGGTTAAAGCTTAACAACTATGCGGTGGCAATTCCGCATGGCGATCCTAAATATATTCAAAAGCCGTTTGTGGCTGTAATAACACTTAATCATCCAATCAAAGTCAGACAAATGGATGATGCAAATGCGGAACTAGACGTAAAGTTATTGTTTTTGTTAGGGATGAATGCGAATAGCGCTCATTTGGATCTTCTAAAAGAAATAATTTCTTTAATTCAACAAGAAAGTTTTGTCAAAAAAATCAGTGCAGCTAAAACGAAGTCAGAGGTAGTAAAGGTTATTAGACAAGAAGAAACGAAGTGAAAACCATGAAAAAATTAAATATCTTGGTAGCTTGTGGAAGCGGGATTGCGACCTCAACCATTGCGGCCAATGAAATTGAAGACGTCTGTAAAGAATACGGAATAACGAACTACAGTATTTCTAAATGCAGTATGACAGAGATGTTAAGGATGAGTAAAAACGCAGATATTGTCTTTACGACGAATAATTATCGCGGCGAAATTGACTCACCATTGATGAACGTAACTGCATTTATTACTGGCATTGGGACCGATAAGTTAAAGCAAAAGATAGGCGAAAAACTATTGGAATTGTCTAACTAATAAGTATGAAAAAACTATATTAAGAGGGTGAAAAAATGGAACAATTAGCAGAGATTTTCAGAACAATTATAAACATTGGTGCAACTGCATTACTGCCGATAATTATTTTCATTTTGGGATTAATCTTTCGAATGAAAATTGGTGAAGCTATTAAGTCCGGCCTAACTGTTGGTATTGGCTTTATGGGGTTATCTTTAGTAGTTAATCTATTGACATCATCATTGAAGCCAGCTGTTGATTATTATTCTAAGTTAGGTTCTGGATATACCATTACTGATATTGGCTGGCCTGCTATTGGTGCTGCCTCGTGGGTGGCCCCGTTTGCTGGCTTGGCTATTTTGTTAGGAATTTTAATCAATATTGTACTTGTTAGAACTGGCTTAACTAAGACAATGAATGTCGATATTTGGAATTATATGCATTTCTTGATTCCGGGTGCTTTGGCATATGTTTTGTTTAACAACTTTTGGCTTGGCCTTGTAGTTACAGTTTTAATGTCAATTGCAGCTTTGTTTATTGGTGATAAGTTAGCTAAAAAATGGGAAGACTACTTTGGCCTAGAAGGCACGACCTGTACGACAATTATTTATACTGCATGGGTAATTCCGTTCTCTTGGCTACTAAATAAGTTAATCGATATTATTCCTGGATTAAATAAAATTGATTTTAGTTTAAAGGATGCCAACAAGCATTTAGGTATTTTTGGTGATTCATCAATTATTGGTACGATTGTAGGACTATTGCTAGCTGTATTAACACATCAAGGTTTAGCTAATACGGTTAACATGGCAATCGGGATTGCCAGTGTAATGGTGCTG
Coding sequences within it:
- a CDS encoding PTS sugar transporter subunit IIA, producing the protein MNFSEYVDEKTIYLGLDVANVQELFQFVANDLEKHNFVLPGFFDYLVSRENNYPTGLKLNNYAVAIPHGDPKYIQKPFVAVITLNHPIKVRQMDDANAELDVKLLFLLGMNANSAHLDLLKEIISLIQQESFVKKISAAKTKSEVVKVIRQEETK
- a CDS encoding PTS transporter subunit IIC; this translates as MEQLAEIFRTIINIGATALLPIIIFILGLIFRMKIGEAIKSGLTVGIGFMGLSLVVNLLTSSLKPAVDYYSKLGSGYTITDIGWPAIGAASWVAPFAGLAILLGILINIVLVRTGLTKTMNVDIWNYMHFLIPGALAYVLFNNFWLGLVVTVLMSIAALFIGDKLAKKWEDYFGLEGTTCTTIIYTAWVIPFSWLLNKLIDIIPGLNKIDFSLKDANKHLGIFGDSSIIGTIVGLLLAVLTHQGLANTVNMAIGIASVMVLMPKMVSVLMEGISPVGKAARTTMSKQLGEKADLHIGMDIALGLGDPTTETATVITIPLVILCALFLPNIKLFPVGLLMSIIYISVAGSLVTKGNLFRTVLIGTIFCAITLYLEAWVAPGATQMIKAGGVKVSSLSSDLTLSEPWNLLIYWLKTIF
- a CDS encoding PTS sugar transporter subunit IIB — translated: MKKLNILVACGSGIATSTIAANEIEDVCKEYGITNYSISKCSMTEMLRMSKNADIVFTTNNYRGEIDSPLMNVTAFITGIGTDKLKQKIGEKLLELSN